GCCGATCGCGTAGCGGCGAAGCAATCCGTTCACTTCGGGTCCCCCGCGGTACTTCCGGGGCGTCCTGGCCCCGGACCGATCGCCTCACGCGACCCGTTCGCCGCACGCCGCCAGGGCTCCGGCCAGGCGACGCGCACCTTCGCGTAACTGTTCTTCGTCCGGCACGCCGAAGCAGAGCCGGGCATGGTTCGTCGGCACCGGTCCCGGTTCTTCCGGGAACGCATACGATCCCGGAACGTACAGCACCTCATGTTCCAGCGCCTTCGAGAACAACGGTCCATCCTTGCCCGTGTCGAGCCACTCCGGCACCGTCAGCCAGATGTAAAGGCCCCCCTTCGGCGTCGTCCACGACACCCCTTCAACCCCGCCGAGGTGCTCCTCCAGCGCCTTGAGCAGGACCTCGCACTTCGACCGGTAGACCTCGCGGAGCCAGGCCACCTGGGCGTCGTAACTGCCGTCGCCGAGGACCTGATCGAGCACGTTCTGGGCGAAGTTGTTCGAGCCGAAGTCGTGGTCCCCCTTCAGGTTCAGGACCGATTCGAGGAGCGACTCGGGCAGGATGCCGAAGCCCGTCTTCAACCCCGGGCTAAAGCTCTTGCTGAACGTTCGGGCGAGGATTACGCAGCGGCCGTCCTCGTCGTGCCTCCAGACGCTCGACGGCTCTCGGCCGGTGAAGCTCAGGCCGCGGTAGGCGGCGTCTTCGAGCACATAGATTTGATGCGACTTCGACCAGCGGTTCGCCAGCTCGACCAAGGGCGCCCGCCGATCGCCGGCCAGGCTCAGGCCGGTCGGGTTGCCGTGCTCGGTGACGGTGTAGATCAGCTTCACCCGGGGCAGGTCGTCGGCCTCGGCGAGTCGCTGGAGCGTTTCCTCCAGGGCGGGAAAGCTCAACCCGCCGTCATCCGTTTCGATCCCGATGACCCGGGCCCCTCGGGCCTCGATCAATCCCATGAAGACGAAGTAGGTCGGCGACTCGACCAGCACGATGTCTCCCGGGTCGAGCAGGGCCTCGGCCAC
Above is a genomic segment from Tautonia marina containing:
- a CDS encoding aminotransferase-like domain-containing protein encodes the protein MKCALDNPGLISLAAGFVDPASLPVDPTRRAVDALLGDPARGRKALQYGTTIGDRSLRERLVRRLEQEEDALPGQFDHVIDRTVMTNGSQQLLYLVAEALLDPGDIVLVESPTYFVFMGLIEARGARVIGIETDDGGLSFPALEETLQRLAEADDLPRVKLIYTVTEHGNPTGLSLAGDRRAPLVELANRWSKSHQIYVLEDAAYRGLSFTGREPSSVWRHDEDGRCVILARTFSKSFSPGLKTGFGILPESLLESVLNLKGDHDFGSNNFAQNVLDQVLGDGSYDAQVAWLREVYRSKCEVLLKALEEHLGGVEGVSWTTPKGGLYIWLTVPEWLDTGKDGPLFSKALEHEVLYVPGSYAFPEEPGPVPTNHARLCFGVPDEEQLREGARRLAGALAACGERVA